A genomic region of Bubalus kerabau isolate K-KA32 ecotype Philippines breed swamp buffalo chromosome 10, PCC_UOA_SB_1v2, whole genome shotgun sequence contains the following coding sequences:
- the LOC129620636 gene encoding uncharacterized protein LOC129620636: protein MGANNSSLTLLNCILKNWDRFDPQGLKKTHLVFLCDTAWPWYPLEDGKWWPVGRSLKYNTVLQLDRFCKEQGKWVEVAYVLPFFSLRNMPDLCPKGIDLGVKPSAPSCPLTLPPYRGLQTGIQTAHMEVQTTPVSVRPQTTLISVETQTIEVRDEMEDRRQREEEKQVSPIYPWDHMCRAVRETEEQPHKLLPLYETPTGRNNQSVRVNKPLSYQEIQRIKEDLGDYLEDPEKYIRAFKGVTLLYDLTWKDVIYILGQMLTPESKTRDLGKAVAYGDEWLGNESVGKRENEIGPSPLGIRRSQL from the coding sequence atgggagctaacaattccagcctcactcttttgaactgtatcctgaaaaactgggatagatttgatccccagggcttaaagaagacacacctggtcttcctatgtgatactgcatggccatggtatccattggaggacggcAAATGGTGGCCAGTTGGacggtctcttaagtataatactgttctacaattagaccggttctgtaaggaacaagggaaatgggtagaagtagcatatgtgttgccctttttctctctgcgaaatatgccagacttatgtcctaagggtatagatttgggcgtgaaaccttcagctccctcctgtcctcttactttgcccccaTACCGGGGActccaaactgggattcaaactgcccacatggaggtccaaacaactcctgtctcagtacgacctcagactactctgatttcagtagaaactcagaccatcgaagtaagagatgagatggaggacaggagacaaagagaagaggaaaaacaggtttctccaatctatccctgggatcatatgtgCAGAGCAgtcagagagactgaggaacagccacacaagctgttgcctctttatgaaacacccactgggagaaataatcagtctgtgagagttaataagcctttatcttatcaagaaatacaaagaatcaaggaggatctgggagactatttggaggacccagaaaaatatattagagcttttaaaggtgttactctgctttatgacctcacttggaaggatgtgatatATATCTTGGGACAAATGCTGACTCCTGAGTCAAAGACTCGAGatttgggaaaagcggttgcttatggagatgaatggcttggtaatgaatcagtagggaagagggagaacgagatagggccctccccactgggaatcaggcggtcccaactatag